CTCTGCGCAACCCGAGGCGCGATTGCCTTGTCAGCCATTCGCGCAGGCTCACGAAGAAGTCGTTCCGGGCGTGGCGCTCCAGCCAGGGATAGTGGCCACAGCGCTCCCATTCGCGATACTCAAGCTGGGGTAGGTAGGGCTTGAGGCTCTGGTAGATCATGGGCCCGGGGTGCGGGTCGTACGCGCCGTGGAGCATGATGACGGGTACCTTGATAGCTGCGAAAGCCTTGGGGTAGAGGCCGCTGTTCTGCAGCCGCACCATGTCCTCCCACGCCTCGCGCTGGAAGCCCGCCATGGTGGCCTCGCGGCGGTTCTCGCCCTTGGCCTCCCTGGGAATCAGGTCGTACGACTGCACATTCAGCATCGCCCTCGCTATCAGGGCCATGCGCCTGTTTGGGTCGCTCGCGCGCTCCACCTCTTGGAATTGGCGCTTGAGCTCGCCGACCTTCCGCGATTCGATGATTCCGTTCATCTTGGCGCGGGTGTTCTCGTCCAAGGTGCCGCAGCAGATGAGGGCGATGGCGGAGGCGGCAGTGGGATAGACGGCGGCGAAGGCGAGGGAGAGCATCGCGCCCCAGGAGTGGGCGACGATTATCGGCTGTTCCCCGGCACAGCGCTCCCGGATAAACTGATGCATGTCCTCCACATGGACGGCGACGGAGAGGCGCACCGGGCCGACCCCGCGCTGGTACGGCTCCAGGACGCGGAACGAATCGGAAAGCTCCCGGGCGACGATGCCCATGGAGCCCGTTGCGCCCGGGCCGCCGTGGACAGCGATGACCAGCGGGCCGGAGTGGCCGTAAGAGCGGTAGTGGAGGGCGGTCACAGGGCCATCAACCGCCTATCGCATTCTCGCCACGGATGATGCGCTGAATATCAAAGACGGAGATGATGACCATGATGGCGATGAGGGTGGCGAAGCCGATCATGTGAACCATCGCCTCTTTCTGGGGCGGGATGCGCTTGCCCCGGCGCACGAACTCGATGGCGACGAAGAGGAGGCGGCCGCCATCCAGGGCCGGGATGGGCAAGATGTTCATGATAGCGAGGTTGAGGCTGAGGAAGGCGGCGAACATGGTGAGGTCAACGATGGTGCCGTGCTCCGCCACCTCTCCCGTGACCCGCGCGATGCCGATGGGCCCGGCGACATCGTCCAGCGGATCGGCGTCACCGACGAACCACTTGGTGATGCCGTTGCGTGTCAGCACGAGCGTCTCGCCCGCCTGGCGGAAGGCGTGGGGCACCGCCGTGAGGAACGGCTCGCGGTAGCTGGCCGTCCGCTCGTCCTCAGGCTCAGCGATGCTGATCCCCGTGGGGCCTTGGCCCGCCGGTGGCTTCCAGCGCGGCGTCACGTTGATGGAGAGCAGCGCGCCGTTCCGTTCGACCACAGTAGTGGCCTTTGCCCCAAGGCGCAGTTGATATTGATATCGCAAGTCATTGATATTGCGAATCTTCCTGCCATTCACTTTCTTAACAACGTCTCCGGGCTGGAGACCGGCGAGCGCAACTGGGGAACCATCAGCAACGCTTTGGATGGCCACCGTGTGGAAGACCGCCTTCTGCGGCACCATAAAGACGATGGCAAAGAGGAAGAGGGCCAGGAAGAGGTTCATGAGCGCCCCGGCGCTGATAACCAGCGTCCGGACCCTGCGGCTCTTCCCGGCGAGGCTCTGGGGATGGCTGGGGTCCTCTTCCCCCAAGAGCTTCACGAAGCCGCCGAGGGGCAGCCAGTTGAGGGAGTAGACCGTCTCCCCGCGCGTGATGCCGAAGATGCGCGGCGGATAACCCATGCCGAACTCTTGGACCTTCACTCCGGCGAGCTTGGCCGTGATGAAGTGCCCAAGCTCGTGGATGAGGATGAGCACGCCGAAGACGATGAGGAAGGCAATGATCGTCACGCCGCCGACTCCACACCTAGCCCGGGGACGGGCCGCCTAGTCCACAACTTGGCGCCCGGCATAATCGCGGGCCCAGGTGTCCACTTCAAGGATATCCTCAAGGGAGGGGTATTTGATAGGCTTGTGCGCCGCCAGGGTCGCCTCGACGATCTTGGGCATCTCGCCGAAGGAGATCTGGTGGGAGAGGAAGAGGCTGACGGCGACATCATCAGCGGCGGCGAGAACGGCAGGGTAGGTGCCGCCCTTGCGGCCGGCATCCAGGGCCATCTTGAAGCAGGGATAGCGGCGCAGGTCCAGCGCTTCAAAGGTGAGCTTGCCGATCTCGATGGGATTGAACTGGGGCAGCGTGGGGTTCTGCCAGCGCGCCGGGTAGGAGAGCGCCAGCTGGATGGGGTAGCGCATATCGGGCGGGCCGAGCTGGGCCTTCACGGAGCCGTCCGCGAACTCCACCATGGAGTGGATGATGCTTTGCGGGTGGACGACGACTTCGATGCGGTCAATGGGGACGCCGAAGAGCCAGTTGGCTTCGATGACCTCAAAGCCCTTGTTCATCAGCGTCGCCGAGTCAATCGTGATCTTGCGCCCCATGCGCCACGTGGGATGGTTCAGCGCCTCTTCTTGGGTCACCTTGTCGATCTCGCTCAGGGGGCGTGTGCGGAAGGGGCCGCCTGAGGCGGTGAGGAAGATGCGTGAGACGTCCTTATCCTCGCCGCGCATGCACTGCCACATGGCGCTCGGCTCGCTGTCCACGGGCAGGATCTCGATGCCGTTGCGCTGGGCGGCTGACATGACGATGTTCCCCGCCATGACGATGACTTCTTTGTTGGCCAGGGCCACGCTCTTGCGGGCGTTCAGCGCGGCCAGGGTCGCCAGGAGGCCCTCTCTGCCCACGGTGCCCACCATGACGGCGTTGACGGAGGACTGGACGACCATCTCCTCCATGGGGGTGAACTTCCACCCGTTGGGCGGCAGGACCTCCCGCACGCCTTGGGTGTGAAAGACCATCTTTGGGTGGAACTCTTCCACCTGCTTGGCCAACAGCTCGATGTTGGTTCCCGCCGCAAGGCCGACGACTTTGAAGCGGTCAGGGAATGCGCGAACGATATCGAGGGTCTGGCGGCCGATGGAACCTGTGGAGCCGAGGACGACAAGGCCCTTCATGAGGCGTCACCCCAATCCGTAGGTCAGGAAGTAGTATAGCACGACAACCGATGGAATCAGGCTATCCAGCCGGTCCAAAATCCCGCCGTGACCCGGGATAAGTCCGCCAGCATCCTTCACGCCGGCCGCGCGTTTGATCATGGACTCCGCCAGGTCTCCCGCCTGGCCGAAGATGCCGATGAGCAGGCCGAGGACGACAGCCTTCCACGCGCCGATGGGGAGGCCGAAACCGGCCGTGACGGCAAGCGACGCGCCGATGCCGACCGCAAGCCCGGCGATCGCGCCCTCCCAAGTTTTCCCAGGGCTGATGCTGGGCGCCATGTGGTTCCTGCCGATGAGCCGCCCGACGAAGTAGGCGCCCGTATCCACCGCGAAGGTGAGGAGCGCCGCCGTGAGAAGCCATTCGCGGCCATCGGCGTGGCGGCTGATGCGGACGGCATGGGAGAGGGTCCAGGCGACATAGAAGACTCCGGCCAGGGTCCACGCCCAGTCCGAAAGGAAGCGCTCCCGCGAACCGAGCACCAGGAGAAGGAAGAGCGGGGCCAAGACTAGGCCGGTGATAAGGGCCATGGTGAAGTTGAAGTCCGTCCCGGCATCCACCACAAAGAGGACGCCGCCGATGGTGGCCAGGAAGAGGACGGGCGTTGGCCCGGCGCGGACGGCGAGCCGGTGGAATTCGCGGATGCCGATGACGGATGCGGCGGCGATAAGGGCCATGGTGGTCCCGGTGCCGAACCAGATCATGAGCACCAGGATGGGAAGCGCGATGCTAGCGGAAATAAAGCGCTGGAGGAGCATCAGCGCCCACCGCTTTCAGGGGCGGAGGCCCCGTTCGCATGGAGGAGGCCACCGAACTTTCGCTGGCGCCTGCCGTAGGCCTCCACCGCCTTGGCCGTCTCCGCCTCATCAAAATCAGGCCAGCAGACGGGGGAGGCGTAATACTCGGCGTAGGCCGATTGCCAGATGAGGAAGTTGCTCAGGCGCATCTCGCCGCCGGTGCGGATGATGAGGTCGGGATCGGGAAGGCCGCCGGTGTGCAGGCGGACGGCGATGGCTTCTTCCGTGACCTCGCCGGGGCGCAGGCCCTCCTGGAGCAGGCGGCGGACGGCCTCCACCAGCTCGGCGCGGCCGCCGTAATCCAGGGCCACGGTGAGGGTGATGCCGGTATTCTCCTTGGTCAGCTCCAGCGCCTGGTCTATTGCCTTTTGGAGGCTGGGCGGCAGGCGGTCCATCCGCCCGATGTGCCTGATGCGGACGTTGTTCTTGTGGAGGGCCCTGGACTCCCTGCCGATGACCTGTCCCAGGAGCCGCCAGAGGCCCTTGACCTCTTCCGGCGGGCGCGTCCAGTTCTCCGTGGAGAAGGCGTAGATGGTGACATAGCGGACGCCCAGGCCATCGAAGGCTTTGAGGACGCGCCGGATGTTCTTGGTCCCGGCGCGGTGTCCTGCCAGGCGCGGCAGGCCGCGCTCCTGTGCCCAGCGCCCGTTGCCGTCCATGATGATGGCCACGTGGCGCGGGACGGCGCTGGAGCGGGCGCTCTGCTCTTCAGCCCGCTCTTGTGCGAACGATTGACGAGGGGGCATCCCCTCACACCCGCAGCACTTCTGCCTCTTTCGCGTCAGAGGCTTTTTGCGCCTTATCCGTAGAGGTGTCCGTGTGTTTCTGGAGCTGGGCTTCGGCGCGCTTCTGGTCGTCCTGGGAGATGCGCTTATCCTTCTCCAGGGCGCGCAGCTCTTCGATGGCGTCCCGGCGGACGTTGCGCACCGCGATCTTGGCCTCTTCCAGGCGGCGGTGGACCATCTTGACGATCTCCTTGCGCCGCTCCTCCGTGAGGGGCGGAACGGCCAGGCGGATGGTCATGCCGTCTATGTTCGGCGTGAGGCCGATGTTGGCCTTCTGGATGGCCTTTTCCACAGCGGAGACGGCACCCTTATCCCAGACCTGGATGGTGATGAGGCGGGCCTCCGGCGTGTTGATGGTGCCGAGCTGCTTCATGGGGGTCATGGTGCCGTAATAGTCCACCATGATGCCGTCCACCAGGCCGGCGCTGGCCCGGCCCGTGCGCATCCCGGCTAGGTCGCGCTCAAAGGCCTCGACGCTCTTCTTCATCTTGTCTTCCGCTTTGCGCAATACGTCCTGCGACATGATGGCTGCCTTTCGCCTTTGCGGCCGTTCGCCCGGTAGGGGTGACGGGGCCGCGATAGATTGCCTGTATTGTACCTAGGAAATCACCGTGCCGACGGATTCGCCCAGGAGCGCCCGCTGCACACCGGTGGGATCCTGGATATCAAAGACGACGATGGGGACCCTGTTGTCCATGCACATGGAGAGGGCTGTGCTGTCCATCACCTGCAGGCGGAGGTTGAGCGCCTCCAGGTAGCTGAGCTTGGCGAACTTCTTGGCGCCGGGGTTCTTGCGGGGGTCGGAATCGTAGACGCCGTCCACGCCGTTCTTGGCCATGAGGAGGACGTTGGCGCCGATCTCCGTGGCGCGCAGGGCGGCGGCGGTGTCCGTGGTCATGTAGGGGTTGCCGGTGCCGGAGGCAAAGATAAGGACGCGCCCCACTTCCAGGTGGCGCATGGCGCGGCGGTAGATGAAGGGCTCGGCGACGGCGTCTATGGGGATGGCCGTTTGGGTGCGGGTGACGACGCCGATCTTCTCCAGGGCGTCCTGGAGGGCGAGGGCGTTGATGACGGTGGCGAGCATGCCGGCGTAATCGGCGGTGGTGCGGTCCATGCCGAGCTTGGCGGCTTCGGCGCCGCGCCAGATGTTGCCGCCGCCGACGACCACGCCCATCTCCACGCCCAGATCGCGGGCCTGTTTGACGTGGTTGGCCACGAAGCGAAGGGTGGTGAGATCAATGCCGGAACCGCCCTCGCCTTTGAGGGCTTCACCGCTCAGCTTGAGCACGGCGCGCTTGTACCGTGGCTCCGGCATGGCTCACCCCTCGCCGGCCTTGGTCCGGCCGGGTCTAGCCGCCCAGTTCGAAGCGGACGAATCTGCGGACGCGGATGTTTTCGCCGACCTTGCCGATGAGCTCGGCCAGGAGGTCTTTGATGGTGCGGGTAGGCTCGCGGATGAAGGGCTGGTGGAGGAGGCTGACCTCGGCCAGGGGGCCTTCGGGCTTCTCGGGAAGGTCGCCATCGCCGATGTACTTGGGGTTCATGGCGGCGATCTGCATGGCGACGTTGTGGGCCAGGGCCTTGAACTCTTCCGTGCGGGCCACGAAGTCAGTCTCGCAGCTGAGCTCGATCAGAACGCCGATGCGGCTGCCCTGGTGGACATAGGAGGCGACGACGCCCTGCCCGCCTGCGCCGGCCTTTTTGGCGGCGAGTGCGTTGCCCTTGGCGATGCCCTTCTTGCGGAGGGCTTCGACGGCCTCTTCGATTTTGCCTTTGGCCTCTTCGAGGGCGTTCTTGCACTCGACGACGCCTGCGCCGGTGCGCTCGCGGACAGCTTTAACTGCTTCTGCGCTGACAGCCACGGGGGACTCCTGTGCTACGGACCCGGCTAGGACTTGGCGGACGCGGCGGCTTCGGCCTTGGCGCCCTCGGCGGCCTTGACCTCTTCGATGAGGCGCTGCTGGCGGAGGGTGTTGCCTTCCAGGACCGCATCGGCGATCTTGCCGGTCATGAGGCGGACGGAGCGGATCGCGTCGTCGTTGCCGGGGATGGGGTGGTCAATGAAGTTGGGGTCGCAATCGGTATCGTTGATGGCCACGATGGGGACCTTCATGCGGCGGGCCTCGGCGATGGCGATGGCTTCCTTGCCGGGGTCCACGACGAAGAGGGCATCGGGCAGCTTCTTGAGGGCCTTGATGCCGCTTAGGTGGTGGTTGAGCTTCGCGAGCTCTTCTTCCAGCTTGAGGGCGTCCTTCTTGGAGTAGCGGGCGAATTCGCCCTTGGCCTTCTGCTGTTCCAGCTGTTCGAGGTAGGTGATGCGCAGGGCAATGGTGGCGTAGTTGGTGAGGGTGCCGCCGAGCCAGCGCTGGCTGACGAAGGGCATGCCGCAGCGCTTGGCTTCCGACTCCACGGCCTCCTGGGCCTGCTTCTTGGTGCCGACGAAGAGGATGACGCCGCCATTGGCGACGGTGGTCTTCACATAGTCGTAGGCCTTAGCGAGGAGGCCGACGGTCTGCTGGAGGTCAATGATGTGGATGCCGTTGCGCTGGGTGAAGATGTACTGCTTCATCTTGGGGTTCCAGCGGCGGGTCTTGTGCCCGAAGTGGACGCCGGTTTCCAAGAGGAGCTTCATGCTGACCAGCTCTTGGGTGTTGCTGTTGCCCTGCTGTTTCTGTTCTAACGCTTGCTGCATACCCCTCCCAATTCGAAAAAGACGCGCAGAAAGGCCACGGTCGAAGATGAGTGCGACGGAAATCGTACCACAAAGGGAACAGAGGGGCAACCGGAGGAGGGTGAAGGCACAGGGAGCGAGGAGGGAGTATTCATCCACTGAGCACACTGAACGCACTGAAAGGAGCAGGAAATGCACTCGGGGACTTTCACGGATGGAGACGGATTTTGAATGGCCTGGAGCTGCTAGGCAGGGTAGAACTTGTGAGGAACGGCGCAGAGGAATAGAGCGGGCACAGGAAATTGACCTGGTGGAGGACGTACCCTATATTGGCAGCACAGGGATCCCTATGACTAGCGTACAGCGACTTGTGAAGGAGCTCCGGGGGCTTTCCCGCAACGAGCGGAAGAGCCTGCGCCGGTGGTTCGAGCGTTTCGACGCCGCGGCCTGGGATGCGGAGTTCGAAGCGGACGCCAAAAGAGGAAGGCTCGACCGGCTTGCCGAGCGGGCGCTGCGAGAGCACGGGGCGGGCAAATCGAAGGCGCTTTGCAGCCGAGTATGACCGGCTGGTGGGATAGGTGGAGGGCGCTCGATTAGAGAGAACGGGAGCGTTTGTCCAGGTGTGTAACATGCTTTGGGTGCGACACGCGGGGTGACGCGCCAGGTACGCCGAACGGGTGATCGTTGGACGTGGCAATGGGAAGGGCAGAGAGGGCGGGAAAAACGGTCGCGTGGACGGCAGAGGGGTCTCCGCTAGGCAGGAGAGCAGGCACCCTCCACATCATGTAACGGGCCTTCGGCGACGAGGCGCGTCAGGCCCGGATAGTCCCGATGGCTCGGGCGAGTACTCCTTTTTCAGGCGTTCGGAACGCCCGGTGTGCGGCCGCCGCAAGAGGAGTGATGTCTCCGGTGAGAGGCGGGCCGAGCGGTGGCGTGGGCCGGCGGCATTCCCAGCAAGGGCGCCCTTCCGGCGCCGTTGCCCTCTCTGCCGACAGGGAGCGGAGACCTATCCCATGCGGTATGCCGAAGCGGCAGGGGCCGGATGGAAGGAAGGCCCGGAGTCCATGCCGGGCTTGCGAGACGATGCCGGCATCGGCGACCACCGAAGGTCCCGGCATCCCAAAGGGTCCGCGACGCCACGGTCCGCTCAGGGCGTTGGGGGTGTGCCCAAGGCTTGACTCCCGCGCGTTCGCCTTCTGCCGAACCGCACCGGAAGCGGTCCGGCATTGGGGCGAGTGCGGGGAGCTGACGGAGGCGGCCGGGCGCGGGCCCTGTGCCGAAGGCCGTCCACGCGACGCCCAAACGGAGGTGAGTCTTGCACAGCGCCTATGCACCGGGCTCGGCATCCTTCACCTCGTTTGTCCTTGCAACAGCCTACACATCAATATACACACGAACATCTGTTCGCATGTCAAAGGGGTGGGGGCGAACGAAGGGCCTGTTGGGTAAATCCCTTGGGGGAGTATGCTTGAGGATGTCGTGCTCCACCTTAATATTTGGATAGGCCATAAGGAACATACGAGGAAGACCAGCTAGCTCTCGAAGATGGCTGCCGTGCTTGTTGGATACGGAGCGCTGCGGCCCACTTCTCTGCTCTCGCAGGGAGAGGTCTCCCCTACCCCACCCACCGCACACTCGCGCCCCAGCGTTGGGCATGCTCTTGCGCCAATTGCTCGTACCGCGCCCTGTACGCGGACGAGCCGATCGCCTCCGTCGTCATGATCAGCGCATCTTCCTTGTTGTCCGTGTAATAGCCCTTGCGCACCCCGGCCGCCTGGTAGCCGTACTTCTTATACAACCCCTGCGCCGCCTGGTTGGAGACCCGCACCTCCAGCGTCATCACGTGCGCCCCACGCTGGAACGAAACCTCCAGCGCCGCCAGCAGCAACAGCTCGCCGATCCCGTGCCGCCGGTGCTCATCCCGCACGCCGATCACCGTGATATGCGCCTCATCCACCATAAACCAAACCCCAACAAAACCCACAATCTTCTGTCGCTGGTCCTCCGGCGGCGGCTCCGGCTGGCTAAAGACCCCCTTCACCAGCTGCAGCAGGCCACCCTTGGCGGGCTCTTCAGGCGCGGGCGCATGGTCGAAGGCGTGAGCCTCGGCCAGGGCATTCTTGGGGTCCGCCGCCTCGCACGCCACCAGATATACGGCTGAACGATTCTTGAGTTCCTTTTTGAACGGCGTCGCGATCCAGCCGGCCGGAAAACAGGCGCGCTCCACGGCTGAGGTCTGGGGGATGTCTTCCATCCGCATGGGCCTCACGAAAAAGCCCATCGGCGGGGCGGGGGAGCCGTAGGTGGAGATGGCCCTATCCATAAGAGGTGCTACAGATTCGGATTCTAGCACACCCCCCCTCCAGGCCGCTATCCTTGGCTACTCTGGTGCGTTACTATTGGTGTGAGCGACGAGACGACCGCAACCCGCCATCTCCCACAGGCCGCTTGGGCTAATCCAGGGGGCGCCAGTTTGGGCATTGAAGAGAGCCTCGTCCTTGAGGTTCAACGCGGCGACCTGAACGCCTTCAGCGGCATCTACGAAGCCTACTACGACCGGGTCTTCCGCTACATCCTCGTCCGCCTCAACAACCAGGCCGAAGCCGAAGACCTCGCCTCCGAAGTCTTCCTGAAGGCCTTCGAAGCCGTCCGTGATTTCAAGCTCAAGGGCGTCCCCTTCGCCGCATGGCTCTTTCGCATCGCCCACAACCTCGTCATTGACCACGTCCGCCGCCGCAACAAGCGCCCCACGACGGAGCTCGATGAAAGGCTCCCCCTCACTCAAGACTCGCCCGATGAGCTGGTGGAACTGGGCCTGACCTCCGACGACGTGAAGAAGGCCATGACCGTGCTGACCGATTCCCAACGCCAGGTCATCGCCCTCCGCTTCGGCGCCGGCCTCTCCCTGATCGAAACGGCCAACGCCACAGGCAAGAAAGAGGGCGCCATCAAGGCGATGCAGCACAGCGCCATCCAAGCCCTTCGCCGCGCCATGGCGAAGCGAGGGCACGATGTCCCGGGTATCGAGAAGTAGACGCGCCATGTTCGCCCTACCGCACAAGAAAGCGCGCCAAGAGGCC
The nucleotide sequence above comes from Chloroflexota bacterium. Encoded proteins:
- a CDS encoding alpha/beta hydrolase yields the protein MTALHYRSYGHSGPLVIAVHGGPGATGSMGIVARELSDSFRVLEPYQRGVGPVRLSVAVHVEDMHQFIRERCAGEQPIIVAHSWGAMLSLAFAAVYPTAASAIALICCGTLDENTRAKMNGIIESRKVGELKRQFQEVERASDPNRRMALIARAMLNVQSYDLIPREAKGENRREATMAGFQREAWEDMVRLQNSGLYPKAFAAIKVPVIMLHGAYDPHPGPMIYQSLKPYLPQLEYREWERCGHYPWLERHARNDFFVSLREWLTRQSRLGLRRGD
- the rseP gene encoding RIP metalloprotease RseP, with translation MTIIAFLIVFGVLILIHELGHFITAKLAGVKVQEFGMGYPPRIFGITRGETVYSLNWLPLGGFVKLLGEEDPSHPQSLAGKSRRVRTLVISAGALMNLFLALFLFAIVFMVPQKAVFHTVAIQSVADGSPVALAGLQPGDVVKKVNGRKIRNINDLRYQYQLRLGAKATTVVERNGALLSINVTPRWKPPAGQGPTGISIAEPEDERTASYREPFLTAVPHAFRQAGETLVLTRNGITKWFVGDADPLDDVAGPIGIARVTGEVAEHGTIVDLTMFAAFLSLNLAIMNILPIPALDGGRLLFVAIEFVRRGKRIPPQKEAMVHMIGFATLIAIMVIISVFDIQRIIRGENAIGG
- a CDS encoding 1-deoxy-D-xylulose-5-phosphate reductoisomerase, which gives rise to MKGLVVLGSTGSIGRQTLDIVRAFPDRFKVVGLAAGTNIELLAKQVEEFHPKMVFHTQGVREVLPPNGWKFTPMEEMVVQSSVNAVMVGTVGREGLLATLAALNARKSVALANKEVIVMAGNIVMSAAQRNGIEILPVDSEPSAMWQCMRGEDKDVSRIFLTASGGPFRTRPLSEIDKVTQEEALNHPTWRMGRKITIDSATLMNKGFEVIEANWLFGVPIDRIEVVVHPQSIIHSMVEFADGSVKAQLGPPDMRYPIQLALSYPARWQNPTLPQFNPIEIGKLTFEALDLRRYPCFKMALDAGRKGGTYPAVLAAADDVAVSLFLSHQISFGEMPKIVEATLAAHKPIKYPSLEDILEVDTWARDYAGRQVVD
- a CDS encoding phosphatidate cytidylyltransferase, which codes for MLLQRFISASIALPILVLMIWFGTGTTMALIAAASVIGIREFHRLAVRAGPTPVLFLATIGGVLFVVDAGTDFNFTMALITGLVLAPLFLLLVLGSRERFLSDWAWTLAGVFYVAWTLSHAVRISRHADGREWLLTAALLTFAVDTGAYFVGRLIGRNHMAPSISPGKTWEGAIAGLAVGIGASLAVTAGFGLPIGAWKAVVLGLLIGIFGQAGDLAESMIKRAAGVKDAGGLIPGHGGILDRLDSLIPSVVVLYYFLTYGLG
- a CDS encoding isoprenyl transferase — protein: MPPRQSFAQERAEEQSARSSAVPRHVAIIMDGNGRWAQERGLPRLAGHRAGTKNIRRVLKAFDGLGVRYVTIYAFSTENWTRPPEEVKGLWRLLGQVIGRESRALHKNNVRIRHIGRMDRLPPSLQKAIDQALELTKENTGITLTVALDYGGRAELVEAVRRLLQEGLRPGEVTEEAIAVRLHTGGLPDPDLIIRTGGEMRLSNFLIWQSAYAEYYASPVCWPDFDEAETAKAVEAYGRRQRKFGGLLHANGASAPESGGR
- a CDS encoding ribosome recycling factor yields the protein MSQDVLRKAEDKMKKSVEAFERDLAGMRTGRASAGLVDGIMVDYYGTMTPMKQLGTINTPEARLITIQVWDKGAVSAVEKAIQKANIGLTPNIDGMTIRLAVPPLTEERRKEIVKMVHRRLEEAKIAVRNVRRDAIEELRALEKDKRISQDDQKRAEAQLQKHTDTSTDKAQKASDAKEAEVLRV
- a CDS encoding UMP kinase, producing MPEPRYKRAVLKLSGEALKGEGGSGIDLTTLRFVANHVKQARDLGVEMGVVVGGGNIWRGAEAAKLGMDRTTADYAGMLATVINALALQDALEKIGVVTRTQTAIPIDAVAEPFIYRRAMRHLEVGRVLIFASGTGNPYMTTDTAAALRATEIGANVLLMAKNGVDGVYDSDPRKNPGAKKFAKLSYLEALNLRLQVMDSTALSMCMDNRVPIVVFDIQDPTGVQRALLGESVGTVIS
- a CDS encoding elongation factor Ts translates to MAVSAEAVKAVRERTGAGVVECKNALEEAKGKIEEAVEALRKKGIAKGNALAAKKAGAGGQGVVASYVHQGSRIGVLIELSCETDFVARTEEFKALAHNVAMQIAAMNPKYIGDGDLPEKPEGPLAEVSLLHQPFIREPTRTIKDLLAELIGKVGENIRVRRFVRFELGG
- the rpsB gene encoding 30S ribosomal protein S2, which codes for MQQALEQKQQGNSNTQELVSMKLLLETGVHFGHKTRRWNPKMKQYIFTQRNGIHIIDLQQTVGLLAKAYDYVKTTVANGGVILFVGTKKQAQEAVESEAKRCGMPFVSQRWLGGTLTNYATIALRITYLEQLEQQKAKGEFARYSKKDALKLEEELAKLNHHLSGIKALKKLPDALFVVDPGKEAIAIAEARRMKVPIVAINDTDCDPNFIDHPIPGNDDAIRSVRLMTGKIADAVLEGNTLRQQRLIEEVKAAEGAKAEAAASAKS
- the rimI gene encoding ribosomal-protein-alanine N-acetyltransferase gives rise to the protein MDRAISTYGSPAPPMGFFVRPMRMEDIPQTSAVERACFPAGWIATPFKKELKNRSAVYLVACEAADPKNALAEAHAFDHAPAPEEPAKGGLLQLVKGVFSQPEPPPEDQRQKIVGFVGVWFMVDEAHITVIGVRDEHRRHGIGELLLLAALEVSFQRGAHVMTLEVRVSNQAAQGLYKKYGYQAAGVRKGYYTDNKEDALIMTTEAIGSSAYRARYEQLAQEHAQRWGASVRWVG
- a CDS encoding sigma-70 family RNA polymerase sigma factor, with product MGIEESLVLEVQRGDLNAFSGIYEAYYDRVFRYILVRLNNQAEAEDLASEVFLKAFEAVRDFKLKGVPFAAWLFRIAHNLVIDHVRRRNKRPTTELDERLPLTQDSPDELVELGLTSDDVKKAMTVLTDSQRQVIALRFGAGLSLIETANATGKKEGAIKAMQHSAIQALRRAMAKRGHDVPGIEK